In Microbacterium terrisoli, the genomic stretch GTTTGTCGGCAACCTCGTCGCCATTGCGGATGCGCCGATCCGAGGCAGCGCGGATGAGTGCGAACGCGACGCCGAAACCGAGTCCTATGACTCCGCCGACCAGCAGTGCCGTGCGCGTATCCGGGAAGATCGGCTTCTGTGACGCGGTGGCCGGATCGCCGAGGAAGACGTTGACGGGTGCGGAGCCGGCCTTACCCGTGCCGTTGACGGTGTCGATGGTCGCCTGCAGGCCCTTGACCCACGCGTTGGCGAGCTGCTCGGCTTGATCGGGAGTCGCAGCAGTGGCCGTGATCGCGAGGATGGCGGTGTTCTGCGTGTTCGTCACAGTGATGTGGCTGGCAAGCTCGCGGGGCGATGAGTTGAGCTTGAGCGCGTCGATGACGTGGTCGGCTGTCGACTGCCAGCCGGCATAGCTGGTGAATGAGTCGACGAAGGTCTGCGCGAAGGTTGCGCTCTGCACCCCGGGGCCGACCGAGTTGGCACCGTCCTCGGAGGTCGCGATATAGGCGGATGCAGATGCCGCATAGACGGGCTTCTGCGTCGCGGCCCAGCCCCACGCGGCGAGCACGCCGACGAGGGTCATGAGCACGATGGCCACCCAATACCTGCGCAGGCCGTGCAGATAGTCGCGCAGCTCCATGTTCCCCCTCGCGCCGCCCAGATCGCTCCTGACAATGGTAGGCCACAGGAGGCTGTTGCGTCTGGGAGTAATGTGCGCGATCCGGTACGCGTCACACCAGCCGGCGCAAGAAGGGGCGCTACAGACGATCGCGCGACGCCCGATGCAGCCCGGACAGTGGCAGTGCGGTGGTCACGAAGGTGCCGGGGAACGCGGCACCCTGCACCATCGATGGTGGATGTCGCTCCACCCAGGCCTTCGCACCCAGGCAGATGCCTGCGATGACGAACGGGATCGACACCTGCGAGCTGACCCAGAACAAGTCGAACTGACCCTGCACGAGGCGGCTGATCACCACTGTGGCGGCGAGCGTGCCGTAGACCGGATCCATCCGCCACAGCACGATGATCATGCCGACCCACATGATCGCGAAGCCGAGCAAACCCACGATCCCCGCCGAGACGAGCACTTCGACCTCGCCCTGCGGAGGCTGATAGTGGATCGTCGGATCGACATACCAGAACCGCAGTCCGTGGCCGAAGATCGGTGAGTGCTTCCAATAGGCGTACAGCTCACGCAGCCAGTCCAGCCGCTGGAACACCGAGTTGAACTTGTTCTGCGACTGGATCTGATCGTTGACCATCGAGATGATCATCCAGGTCGCCGGGATCAGCAGCAGCAGCACCGCACGTGAATGACCGGACAATCGGCGACGACTGACCACGAGCACGATCGCGATCATGAGGCCGATGAGCGCTTGACGTGACTGCGTCATCAGGATCGCAACGATCAAGGTGATCATCAACGCGCGTCGTGGGTTTTTCGCGCACCGCGCCCAGTCCGGGTTGATATAGACGATGAGGGCGGCAAACGCCATGACGGTGCCGGCGAAGTTCTTGTGCATGGCAAACGGCCACGTTGGGTAGACGCCCACGAAGTCGCCGTGAACGTATTGCACAGCACCCGTGGCGAATGTGCCGATGGCGATGACGACCGCAGCCGTCACCATGAGCCGCAGGGCGAGGCGCGCGTAGCCGGCGCTGCCCAGGGCCCATCCCATCACCAATGCCCCCGACACGAGCAGCCAGGCATGGAACCACTCGACGGTGTTCTGAATGTAAGGGTTGACGATGACGGTCAGGACCGTCGCGAACTGGTAGACGGCGTTGCACCAGAGCAGGGCCCGCAGTTCCCGGCTGAACGGGCGCGTGCCGAGCAGCACCGCAGTCCCGAAGGCCGCGGCCAGCGCGGCGTCAGAGACAGTGAGGTCGATCCCGCCGAAACCAAGGCGTGTGACCACGAACAGCACGGGGGTGGCCATGAGGGGGATCGCCATCGACACCCGCATCGTGAGGGCTGCACCGATCACAAGGCCCGCGATCACGAAGGCGGGGATCGCGTCGTGGACGAGACCACGCACCAGCAGGAAATAGACGGCGAGAGCGACACCGGCGGCGAACAGCACCCAGCGCCACACGTTGGCCCAGGTCGGGCCCAGGCGCTCGAGCCATCGCAGCGCTGCGCTCGTCGACGTCATCGGATCCCCTTGCGCCCATCCCCGTGGGGCGTTCTCGCCGTCAAGTATCGCAGGCGTTCTGCTTCGTCGGCAGTCGTTCGTCAGCGATGGTCAGTGCTCTGTCGCCAGCAGGCCCTGTTCATGCAGCGACATAACGAAGTTCGCAATCGCCGCGTCCAGGTCGTCTGGCGGATCGATAAGCCGATCTGCGACGCGCGTCCTCAAGGTGTCGGCATCGCCATCCATGCGAAGCAGCTCCCAGATGACGGCGGCGATGCCGTCCAGTACGACGATCGGGCCATCGGGCACCACGGCGGCGTATGAGACATCGTCGATGTGGATGGACGCAACCCCTGCGGCGAGAGCGAGCCGAGCGGTCATCGCCGTGCTCGCTTTCGCCCGAGCCACTCGCGCACGGCCAGCGCCGGGCGCGCCACGAACGCTCGCGCGACGTCTGTGGGGCGGGGCGGGCGGCCGAGCTGATGTTCGAGGTGCTCGATGTTGACGGCGGGCGCCCGCAGGATCAACAGCATCCTGTCTCGCGTCGTCGGGGCGGCGCGGATGCGAGCCCGCCACTCTTCGGCACGCGTGCCTCCGCGAGTGATGACGCGCCACAGCGGGTAGCTGCGGGCGCTGCGGTGGCGGTCGAGGTCACCTGTCGCGGCCGCGAAACCGACATCGGCCTGAAGCCTGTGCACCAAGGCCATCGTGGCGGCCCGGTCGACGGCGGGTGAAGACGTCCAGAGCCGCTCGACAACGGCCTGGCGTGAATTGCGTGCACTGTTCAGAAGCAGGATCACCCGTTGTGCGGCGACTGAGGGCACGGCGCCCGCGACGGTCGCGATATCGATCGGCCGGCGCTCGGACCACAGCACATCGAACGCTTCGACGGGGTCGCGCTCGATGCCGGGGAACAGACGGTGCAGATCGAGGTAGCCCCACTGCTCGTGCAGGTAGGTCTGCGCGTGGCCGAACGGCGAACCGAAGAAGAACGAGCTGTATACGCGCCAGCCGTGCTGCAGCAAGTGGGCGTGCAGCCGCGCGACATGCGAAGGGCGCACCAGTACATCGACGTCACTACCAGGGTCCACAGTGTCGCGAAGAGAGCCGTCGACGGCGTCGCCCTTGATGTGCAGCATGTCGACGCTCGCCTGATCCGCGATCACCTGGACGGCCGCACGGCACAGCTTCAGGCGAGCCGCCTGAGGTATCTGCACCGGCTCGTTAGCCATGCCGATCAGCCTATCTGCGGCGCCCGAAGTCGCCGGCACCGCGCCCGCAATCTCGGCGACACGCCCGAGGTGCACCCTCGATTCGCGCCATGCCGTCGGCTCACGTAGAGTCTTACTCGTTCGCCCCAAAGGGAAGTGCCGGGAGGCCGAAAGGCCCCGCCCTCTCAAGCAGCGAACCACCTCCCACAACACGATCCCCCCGGGGATCCGATGTGCGGAGGATCTTGCCTGTCCCGCTTCATCTGAGTCGGATGCCGCAGCCTCTGGCTGGGGATCACGGTTTGACGAGCGGTTCAGGCGAGGCTATGATTGTGAAGTTGCCCTGCGGCGATGGACTGTGGTCCGGGTTTGTGGGTGTGTCCGATCCTTGAGAACTCAACAGCGTGCACTTGTCAAATGCCAAATTATCCTCGTCGGTCTTTCGGGACTGGTGAGAATTCCTTTGGATCAATTATATGAATGTCAGCAATGATGTTTGTTCTTTTGGTCATGGTTGAACTCGCTGCAGCGTGGACTGTTTTCCCGGTCTGGTTGTGGCATTCGTTTTTTTACGGAGAGTTTGATCCTGGCTCAGGATGAACGCTGGCGGCGTGCTTAACACATGCAAGTCGAACGATGATCCTGGTGCTTGCACTGGGGGATTAGTGGCGAACGGGTGAGTAACACGTGAGCAACCTGCCCTTCACTCTGGGATAAGCGCTGGAAACGGTGTCTAATACTGGATATGAGGCACGGCCGCATGGTCTGTGTCTGGAAAGATTTTTCGGTGGGGGATGGGCTCACGGCCTATCAGCTTGTTGGTGAGGTAATGGCTCACCAAGGCGTCGACGGGTAGCCGGCCTGAGAGGGTGACCGGCCACACTGGGACTGAGACACGGCCCAGACTCCTACGGGAGGCAGCAGTGGGGAATATTGCACAATGGGCGGAAGCCTGATGCAGCAACGCCGCGTGGGGGATGACGGCCTTCGGGTTGTAAACCTCTTTTAGCAGGGAAGAAGCCTTTCGGGGTGACGGTACTTGCAGAAAAAGCACCGGCTAACTACGTGCCAGCAGCCGCGGTAATACGTAGGGTGCAAGCGTTATCCGGAATTATTGGGCGTAAAGAGCTCGTAGGCGGTTTGTCGCGTCTGCTGTGAAATCCCGAGGCTCAACCTCGGGTCTGCAGTGGGTACGGGCAGACTAGAGTGCGGTAGGGGAGATTGGAATTCCTGGTGTAGCGGTGGAATGCGCAGATATCAGGAGGAACACCGATGGCGAAGGCAGATCTCTGGGCCGTAACTGACGCTGAGGAGCGAAAGGGTGGGGAGCAAACAGGCTTAGATACCCTGGTAGTCCACCCCGTAAACGTTGGGAACTAGTTGTGGGGTCCTTTCCACGGATTCCGTGACGCAGCTAACGCATTAAGTTCCCCGCCTGGGGAGTACGGCCGCAAGGCTAAAACTCAAAGGAATTGACGGGGACCCGCACAAGCGGCGGAGCATGCGGATTAATTCGATGCAACGCGAAGAACCTTACCAAGGCTTGACATACACCGGAAACGGCCAGAGATGGTCGCCCCGCAAGGCTGGTGTACAGGTGGTGCATGGTTGTCGTCAGCTCGTGTCGTGAGATGTTGGGTTAAGTCCCGCAACGAGCGCAACCCTCGTTCTATGTTGCCAGCACGTTATGGTGGGAACTCATGGGATACTGCCGGGGTCAACTCGGAGGAAGGTGGGGATGACGTCAAATCATCATGCCCCTTATGTCTTGGGCTTCACGCATGCTACAATGGCCGGTACAAAGGGCTGCGATACCGTGAGGTGGAGCGAATCCCAAAAAGCCGGTCCCAGTTCGGATCGTAGTCTGCAACTCGACTACGTGAAGTCGGAGTCGCTAGTAATCGCAGATCAGCAACGCTGCGGTGAATACGTTCCCGGGTCTTGTACACACCGCCCGTCAAGTCATGAAAGTCGGTAACACCTGAAGCCGGTGGCCCAACCCTTGTGGAGGGAGCCGTCGAAGGTGGGATCGGTAATTAGGACTAAGTCGTAACAAGGTAGCCGTACCGGAAGGTGCGGCTGGATCACCTCCTTTCTAAGGAGCTTCTGAAGGCCTTCGGGTCTTCCAGAACCCAGTCCGGGTCCGTATGTGATCCGCTGGGAGCTCATGGGTGGAACATTTGACATGGCATCAGCGCAGCTGGTCACCGTTAGTACACCGTTTTCGGACGGGGGGAACGTGGGGGTCGGGGAGCGGGGTGCCTGCACGCTGTTGGGTCCTGAGGGACCGGGCCGGCCCCGTTGGGGGGTTGGACGGAACTTCTGGTAGGGCCGTTGGGTGTGCTGGTTTCGGCTGGTGACTCTGGCGGTGCCGCCCGTACTTTGAGAACTACACAGTGGACGCGAGCATCTTGAAGATGCATGCCCTTCGGGGTGTGTGTCATATTTTTTGATTCTTTTTAGATCAAAGCTCATGTGATTTCAAGTCTTTAAGAGCGAACGGTGGATGCCTTGGCATCTGGAGCCGAAGAAGGACGTAGCAATCTGCGATAAGCCTCGGGGAACTGATAAGCAAGTTTTGATCCGAGGGTGTCCGAATGGGGAAACCCCGCCAGGCGGCGTGCCGACCTGGTGACTCCCGTCTGAATGTATAGGGCGGGTAGAGGGAACGCGGGGAAGTGAAACATCTCAGTACCCGCAGGAAGAGAAAACAACCGTGATTCCGTGAGTAGTGGCGAGCGAAATCGGAAGAGGCTAAACCTGGCGTGTGTGATATCCGGCAGGAGTTGCACGTTGGGGGTTGTGGGACATGTCTGGTTTTTCTGCCGAGAGACCGGCGTGACAAGAGCGTATAGGCGAACCGTCTGGGAAGGCGGGCCATAGCAGGTGAGAGCCCTGTAGCCGAAATGCGTGTTCTTGGCGTGATGTGTATCCCAAGTAGCACGGGGCCCGAGAAATCCCGTGTGAATCTGTCAGGACCACCTGATAAGCCTAAATACTCCCAGATGACCGATAGCGGACAAGTACCGTGAGGGAAAGGTGAAAAGTACCCCGGGAGGGGAGTGAAATAGTACCTGAAACCGTTTGCTTACAAACCGTTGGAGCACCCTTGGTAGGTGTGACAGCGTGCCTTTTGAAGAATGAGCCTGCGAGTTAGCGATATGTGGCGAGGTTAACCCGTGTGGGGTAGCCGTAGCGAAAGCGAGTCTGAACAGGGCGTTCAGTCGCATGTCCTAGACCCGAAGCGAAGTGATCTATCCATGGCCAGGCTGAAGCGACGGTAAGACGTCGTGGAGGGCCGAACCCACTTAGGTTGAAAACTGAGGGGATGAGCTGTGGATAGGGGTGAAAGGCCAATCAAACTTCGTGATAGCTGGTTCTCTCCGAAATGCATTTAGGTGCAGCGTTGCGTGTTTCTTGCCGGAGGTAGAGCTACTGGATGGCCGATGGGCCTCACCAGGTTACTGACGTCAGCCAAACTCCGAATGCCGGTAAGTGAGAGCGCAGCAGTGAGACTGTGGGGGATAAGCTTCATAGTCGAGAGGGAAACAACCCAGACCACCATCTAAGGTCCCTAAGCGCG encodes the following:
- a CDS encoding PqqD family peptide modification chaperone; the protein is MTARLALAAGVASIHIDDVSYAAVVPDGPIVVLDGIAAVIWELLRMDGDADTLRTRVADRLIDPPDDLDAAIANFVMSLHEQGLLATEH
- a CDS encoding 2-nitropropane dioxygenase encodes the protein MANEPVQIPQAARLKLCRAAVQVIADQASVDMLHIKGDAVDGSLRDTVDPGSDVDVLVRPSHVARLHAHLLQHGWRVYSSFFFGSPFGHAQTYLHEQWGYLDLHRLFPGIERDPVEAFDVLWSERRPIDIATVAGAVPSVAAQRVILLLNSARNSRQAVVERLWTSSPAVDRAATMALVHRLQADVGFAAATGDLDRHRSARSYPLWRVITRGGTRAEEWRARIRAAPTTRDRMLLILRAPAVNIEHLEHQLGRPPRPTDVARAFVARPALAVREWLGRKRARR
- a CDS encoding O-antigen ligase family protein; its protein translation is MTSTSAALRWLERLGPTWANVWRWVLFAAGVALAVYFLLVRGLVHDAIPAFVIAGLVIGAALTMRVSMAIPLMATPVLFVVTRLGFGGIDLTVSDAALAAAFGTAVLLGTRPFSRELRALLWCNAVYQFATVLTVIVNPYIQNTVEWFHAWLLVSGALVMGWALGSAGYARLALRLMVTAAVVIAIGTFATGAVQYVHGDFVGVYPTWPFAMHKNFAGTVMAFAALIVYINPDWARCAKNPRRALMITLIVAILMTQSRQALIGLMIAIVLVVSRRRLSGHSRAVLLLLIPATWMIISMVNDQIQSQNKFNSVFQRLDWLRELYAYWKHSPIFGHGLRFWYVDPTIHYQPPQGEVEVLVSAGIVGLLGFAIMWVGMIIVLWRMDPVYGTLAATVVISRLVQGQFDLFWVSSQVSIPFVIAGICLGAKAWVERHPPSMVQGAAFPGTFVTTALPLSGLHRASRDRL